Proteins encoded together in one Chitinophaga varians window:
- a CDS encoding dimethylarginine dimethylaminohydrolase family protein: protein MIFVESEFAPLRTVVLAESEFGMPKVQREEDLKFLTPEARADLHTKTGMDYGDAYPQNQQAWIKEREAFKDVLLKHGVEVLRPRRLTAAEKKAGGDNGYANFFSRDPFFTVGNLVIEGSLRLLHRRMEVLPMRDIMLERVYPETCIYVAAPRPEVAAADDATHGPGPFIEGGDVLVLDKHIFVGSSGLASNALGARWLEKMLQPYGYTLEIVRLQPDILHLDCALGLIKDGLMVVCEAAFKDGIPEKLRSWDRIDVTYTETTNLATNGLPLSPEVYVTDPVFRHIGDQIARRGITVEYVDFHITRSLGGSFRCSTQPLLRKS, encoded by the coding sequence ATGATCTTTGTTGAAAGTGAATTTGCGCCGCTACGCACCGTTGTACTGGCTGAATCGGAATTTGGCATGCCTAAGGTGCAGCGGGAAGAAGACCTGAAATTTCTGACGCCTGAAGCGCGCGCAGACCTGCATACCAAAACCGGGATGGACTACGGTGACGCCTATCCGCAAAATCAACAGGCGTGGATAAAAGAACGGGAAGCCTTTAAAGACGTGCTCCTGAAACATGGGGTGGAAGTGCTGCGCCCGCGGCGTCTTACCGCAGCAGAGAAAAAAGCCGGTGGTGATAATGGCTACGCCAATTTCTTCTCCCGCGATCCTTTCTTTACGGTCGGCAACCTGGTGATAGAAGGATCGTTGCGTTTGTTGCACCGCCGGATGGAAGTGCTGCCGATGCGGGACATTATGCTGGAACGGGTGTACCCCGAAACCTGCATCTATGTGGCAGCCCCACGCCCGGAGGTAGCGGCGGCAGATGACGCAACACATGGTCCCGGCCCTTTCATAGAAGGTGGCGACGTGCTGGTGCTGGACAAACATATCTTCGTTGGCAGCTCCGGGCTGGCCTCCAACGCGCTGGGTGCCCGGTGGCTCGAAAAAATGCTGCAGCCCTACGGCTATACGCTGGAGATAGTACGGCTGCAACCGGATATCCTGCACCTTGACTGCGCCCTCGGCCTCATCAAAGATGGACTGATGGTAGTATGTGAAGCAGCCTTCAAAGATGGTATCCCCGAAAAACTGCGCTCCTGGGACCGTATCGATGTGACATACACAGAAACCACCAACCTGGCCACAAACGGACTGCCGCTTAGCCCGGAGGTATACGTGACTGATCCGGTGTTCCGGCATATCGGTGATCAGATCGCCCGCCGCGGCATCACAGTGGAATATGTGGATTTCCATATCACCCGAAGCCTGGGCGGTTCTTTCCGGTGCAGTACCCAACCGCTGTTACGAAAAAGCTAA
- a CDS encoding RagB/SusD family nutrient uptake outer membrane protein, with protein sequence MKKKYIYIPALMAMLAGWSACSENWVDTKPNGAPSTAFFWQSDNDLRKATAAMYVEMKNEYTWGRDLFWVQDASDDLIVGRSKADAENIKNFIPSGREGYLTNGWQMLYNMMNRANQAIENIPKAVNVSEDVRKQSLGEAYFMRAFAHFWVAYIYGHKDQGVPFDGPENPEFGKRIPPQLASVTDNYAQIISDLQKAADMLPLFETYKDGDKGRAHRAAAWGYMVKVYAYWAQYDKTKWQLIPALCDKIRDEGHRALISGQANNRENYQAVFRVANNWSSEYIWSVNSSIQGGSEFPGVVLENKGWTKYNGWGYFQPTEELYDEYEANDPRREVTILKFGDPFVYIGQSRQYFSTNSLSGFQINKYMEPYSYGSNGDMASNTFASSNPDYPTTALNLPLMRYAEILLFKAEALIQLGRNGEAAAPLNEIRARVGLTPVANPTMADLKHERRVELACEWTDRFHDLKRWGDYDKINAPLHGRIHANRQDPASPYTIKEVWPARNFNPAKHMAWPISPDEIARTNGLYKQTPGW encoded by the coding sequence ATGAAAAAGAAATATATCTATATACCCGCACTGATGGCGATGCTGGCCGGCTGGAGCGCGTGCTCCGAAAATTGGGTGGACACCAAGCCTAACGGCGCGCCTTCCACCGCTTTTTTCTGGCAGAGCGATAATGACCTGCGTAAGGCTACCGCCGCTATGTACGTGGAAATGAAAAATGAATATACCTGGGGCCGTGACCTGTTCTGGGTGCAGGACGCCAGCGATGACCTGATCGTAGGGCGTTCCAAGGCGGATGCTGAAAACATCAAAAACTTCATTCCCAGCGGCCGCGAAGGTTATCTGACCAATGGCTGGCAGATGCTTTACAACATGATGAACAGGGCTAATCAGGCGATTGAAAATATCCCGAAAGCCGTTAACGTATCTGAAGACGTACGTAAACAATCCCTCGGAGAAGCTTATTTTATGCGTGCTTTCGCGCATTTCTGGGTAGCCTATATATATGGCCACAAAGACCAGGGGGTTCCGTTTGACGGGCCTGAAAACCCGGAATTTGGCAAACGTATACCGCCACAACTGGCCTCTGTAACAGACAACTATGCCCAGATCATCAGCGACCTGCAAAAAGCTGCTGACATGCTGCCGCTGTTTGAAACATATAAAGATGGCGACAAAGGCCGTGCGCACAGAGCTGCCGCATGGGGTTATATGGTGAAAGTATACGCATACTGGGCACAGTACGATAAAACCAAATGGCAACTGATACCGGCTTTATGTGATAAAATCCGTGACGAAGGCCACCGCGCACTCATCAGCGGACAAGCCAACAACCGCGAAAACTACCAGGCTGTTTTCCGTGTGGCCAACAACTGGTCTTCCGAATATATCTGGTCTGTTAACTCCAGCATCCAGGGTGGTTCTGAATTTCCCGGTGTAGTACTGGAAAATAAAGGCTGGACCAAATATAACGGATGGGGTTACTTCCAGCCTACAGAAGAGCTGTATGATGAATACGAAGCGAACGACCCGCGCAGGGAAGTAACGATCCTGAAATTCGGTGATCCGTTCGTGTATATTGGTCAGTCCAGACAGTATTTCTCTACCAACAGCCTGTCCGGTTTCCAGATCAATAAATACATGGAGCCGTACAGCTACGGTTCCAATGGTGATATGGCCAGCAATACCTTCGCCAGCTCTAACCCCGATTATCCGACCACGGCGCTTAATCTGCCGCTGATGCGTTACGCCGAAATACTGTTGTTTAAAGCGGAAGCGCTGATACAGCTGGGCCGTAATGGTGAAGCCGCTGCACCGCTCAACGAAATACGTGCCCGTGTGGGCCTCACACCAGTGGCCAATCCTACTATGGCCGATCTGAAACATGAACGCCGCGTGGAACTGGCCTGCGAATGGACAGACCGTTTCCATGACCTGAAAAGATGGGGCGACTATGACAAGATCAATGCGCCGCTGCATGGCCGTATCCATGCTAACCGCCAGGACCCTGCTTCTCCCTATACCATCAAGGAAGTTTGGCCTGCGCGTAATTTTAATCCGGCCAAACATATGGCATGGCCTATCAGCCCGGATGAAATTGCCCGCACCAACGGCCTTTACAAACAAACACCCGGCTGGTAA
- a CDS encoding TIGR03118 family protein, with protein MSALFKKMPVVEKPAGTPPKFIRAGIAMTVITFILSITSCHKNDPFHACDQCDCLGKNYKQTNLVADTAGFDAARIDPHLVNAWGIAVGPTGAFWISSNGDGSSVIYDKNGATLRAPVFIPSPMGKGPGTPTGQVFNNTTGFKGAHFIFATEDGTIASWTSGDTAVIQANRSSFNAVYKGIALASDSGKNYIYATNFHNGTIDVFDSAYHYVSTKPFVDPAIPAGFAPFNIRNIEGVLFVTYAKQKPDKHDDQAGPGNGYVDLYRPNGTLIRRFATQGTLNSPWGITQGCSGMTDGVILIGNFGDGHINAYSDKGTYLGQLQKGTGPVIIKGLWALESNVPSAPGQLFFTAGPDDESHGLFGYLRKN; from the coding sequence ATGAGCGCATTGTTTAAAAAAATGCCGGTAGTGGAAAAGCCTGCCGGAACGCCCCCCAAATTTATTCGCGCAGGTATTGCGATGACGGTCATCACCTTTATCCTGTCAATAACCAGCTGTCATAAGAATGACCCATTCCATGCCTGCGACCAATGTGACTGTCTGGGCAAAAATTATAAACAAACCAACCTGGTGGCTGACACAGCAGGTTTCGACGCAGCACGCATTGATCCGCATCTCGTAAATGCCTGGGGCATTGCAGTCGGGCCTACAGGCGCTTTCTGGATCTCTTCCAATGGCGACGGCTCCAGCGTTATTTACGACAAAAACGGCGCTACCCTGAGAGCACCGGTATTTATCCCTTCACCAATGGGTAAAGGCCCCGGCACACCTACCGGCCAGGTATTCAACAATACGACCGGCTTCAAGGGCGCACACTTTATTTTTGCCACAGAAGACGGCACCATCGCATCCTGGACGTCCGGTGATACGGCTGTAATACAGGCCAACCGTTCTTCTTTCAATGCTGTTTACAAAGGCATCGCACTGGCCAGCGACAGTGGCAAGAACTACATTTACGCCACCAATTTCCACAATGGCACCATCGATGTGTTTGACTCCGCCTATCATTATGTTTCCACCAAACCGTTCGTAGATCCGGCCATCCCTGCCGGCTTTGCGCCGTTTAATATCCGGAACATAGAAGGCGTGCTTTTCGTTACCTATGCTAAACAAAAACCAGATAAACATGATGACCAGGCTGGCCCTGGCAACGGATATGTGGACCTCTACAGGCCTAACGGCACCCTTATCAGAAGGTTTGCCACACAAGGCACGCTCAATTCACCATGGGGCATTACGCAAGGCTGCTCCGGCATGACCGATGGCGTGATCCTCATCGGCAATTTTGGCGATGGACATATCAATGCATATAGTGACAAAGGAACTTACCTCGGACAGTTACAGAAAGGTACTGGTCCGGTTATCATAAAAGGCCTGTGGGCACTGGAAAGCAATGTGCCTTCTGCGCCGGGACAGCTGTTCTTCACCGCAGGTCCTGATGATGAGTCACATGGTTTGTTTGGTTATCTCCGGAAAAACTAA
- a CDS encoding ArsO family NAD(P)H-dependent flavin-containing monooxygenase, whose product MEYDVIIIGGGQSALAVAYYLRRTSLHYLLLDSEARPGGSWQHGWHSLSLFSPALWSSLPGVLMPGGQQYYPSRDETVHYLQEYETRYQFPVQRPVKVLQVEKQADRYRLDTTAGTYYARTVVSATGSFVNPYIPDIPGKERFRGSLLHSSSYQSPEIFSNQRVAVVGEGNSGAQILADLAPTADTLWITKQPPTFLPDDIDGKYLFDAATMQYEAMQQGKDFQRPSLGQIVMVPPVKAARDKGVYQHYLPAFDYFYEDGIAWQNGRKETVDAVIFCTGFRPALAHLLPLGIIQPNGKINTRGTAAADMPGLWLVGYGQWTGFASATLIGVGRTARKTAEEINAYLQGN is encoded by the coding sequence ATGGAATATGATGTAATTATCATTGGTGGTGGTCAAAGTGCATTGGCTGTAGCTTATTATCTCCGGCGTACCTCCCTGCATTACCTCCTGCTCGACAGTGAAGCGCGTCCCGGAGGTTCCTGGCAGCATGGATGGCATTCCCTTTCTCTTTTTTCGCCGGCGTTATGGAGCTCATTGCCCGGGGTGCTGATGCCTGGCGGCCAGCAATACTACCCTTCCCGCGATGAAACGGTCCATTATTTACAGGAATATGAAACCCGTTACCAGTTTCCCGTACAAAGACCGGTGAAGGTACTACAGGTAGAAAAGCAGGCAGACCGCTACCGTCTGGATACCACGGCCGGCACCTACTATGCCCGCACGGTAGTCAGCGCCACCGGCAGTTTCGTGAACCCGTACATTCCGGACATTCCCGGGAAAGAACGTTTCCGTGGCTCCCTGCTTCACTCCTCTTCTTACCAGTCACCGGAAATATTCAGTAACCAGCGTGTAGCCGTGGTCGGAGAAGGCAACTCCGGCGCGCAGATACTGGCAGACCTGGCACCCACGGCCGATACCCTGTGGATCACCAAACAACCGCCCACCTTCCTGCCGGACGACATAGACGGTAAATACCTCTTCGACGCCGCCACCATGCAATATGAGGCCATGCAACAGGGCAAAGACTTCCAGCGGCCCTCTCTCGGCCAGATCGTCATGGTGCCCCCGGTAAAAGCAGCAAGGGACAAAGGTGTTTATCAACATTATCTGCCTGCCTTCGATTATTTTTATGAAGATGGTATTGCCTGGCAGAACGGACGAAAAGAAACCGTTGATGCTGTTATCTTCTGTACCGGCTTCCGGCCCGCACTGGCACATCTGCTCCCCCTGGGCATTATACAACCCAACGGCAAAATCAACACCCGTGGCACTGCCGCCGCAGATATGCCGGGACTATGGCTGGTAGGCTACGGACAATGGACCGGCTTCGCTTCCGCCACCCTGATCGGCGTAGGCAGAACAGCCCGGAAAACAGCAGAAGAAATCAATGCTTACCTACAAGGAAATTAA
- a CDS encoding FecR family protein, whose protein sequence is MTPQNYPGAQALLEKFHAGKCTPEELAVLDKWYNGLGAGTPVDLEGLEADLRRQQFLANFRSALPTDDVTGFKSADTGHQQHLAGYSSTLPDHASGQKPTATGPETQRSPGLQPWGTWGRWAAAASIVLLTGAGWLWRQQAAKQHPSPVLAGMITVTNETAGIKQVTLPDSSRVWLNAHATIAWKKDFNRLERGVTLIGEGFFDIHGSEKRPFVVHTRDMAIKVLGTQFNVEAYASEKGTRVSLLQGKVQVKAYPQNARAVILQPGYAAACHAGDTLLQVGETDAAKVAAWKEGVFTAADISLKDAVERLCDRYGYSVSWKNKQDIEKNITVMFKTDSFTGMLDNICYISRKQYKISGREVTIF, encoded by the coding sequence ATGACACCGCAAAATTATCCCGGGGCCCAGGCCCTGTTAGAAAAATTTCATGCAGGGAAATGCACCCCTGAAGAGCTGGCGGTCCTGGACAAATGGTATAACGGTCTGGGAGCGGGCACGCCTGTCGACCTGGAAGGACTGGAAGCAGACCTCCGGCGGCAACAGTTCCTGGCCAACTTCCGTAGTGCGTTGCCTACGGATGATGTCACTGGCTTCAAATCCGCGGATACCGGGCATCAACAACATCTGGCCGGCTATAGCAGCACCTTACCAGACCATGCTTCCGGACAAAAACCTACAGCTACCGGACCAGAAACACAACGTAGCCCAGGGCTTCAGCCCTGGGGAACCTGGGGGAGATGGGCCGCAGCGGCCAGTATCGTATTGTTAACAGGCGCGGGCTGGTTATGGCGCCAGCAAGCAGCTAAACAACATCCGTCTCCGGTACTGGCAGGCATGATAACGGTCACCAACGAAACAGCCGGTATTAAACAGGTCACACTGCCGGACAGCTCACGGGTATGGCTAAACGCCCATGCCACCATCGCCTGGAAAAAAGATTTCAACCGGCTGGAACGTGGTGTAACGCTGATTGGTGAAGGTTTCTTCGACATCCATGGCAGCGAAAAACGGCCTTTTGTAGTACATACCCGTGATATGGCCATCAAAGTACTGGGCACACAATTTAATGTGGAAGCCTATGCCAGCGAAAAGGGCACGCGTGTGTCGCTGCTGCAGGGAAAAGTACAGGTAAAAGCGTATCCGCAAAATGCCAGGGCCGTGATATTGCAGCCCGGTTACGCCGCTGCCTGTCATGCCGGCGATACGCTTTTACAGGTCGGCGAAACCGATGCCGCTAAAGTGGCCGCCTGGAAAGAAGGTGTTTTCACTGCTGCGGATATTTCGCTTAAAGACGCCGTGGAAAGGCTTTGTGACCGCTACGGCTATTCCGTCAGCTGGAAAAACAAACAGGATATCGAAAAGAATATTACCGTGATGTTCAAAACAGACAGTTTCACAGGAATGCTGGACAACATTTGTTATATCAGTCGTAAACAGTATAAAATTTCCGGTAGAGAGGTGACGATTTTTTAA
- a CDS encoding SusC/RagA family TonB-linked outer membrane protein codes for MKRKSTVSDHQVRSGGPAMSGMKRFLLLGCCLLPATIGFGRQNSLNEKVKLDMSNASLSQVLKALSNQSSFTFNYVKQDFDNIMVRDFKANNITLNEALHLLQNQSGIEYSVNDKAILLRKTQHQQDAPQSGKQVVARRISGRVTTENNEPIPGVTVWVKGTKNRAITDGDGRYELTIDTENPIISFSYVGYQTTELTPGAGNTLNLVMKNGNTALDEVVVIGYGTAKKSDLSAAVATVPDMKQIKERPVMDVANMIQGKVPGITVVSNGGHTSNANNVVIRGMGSRGKESVLYVVDGVPNAPYNPADVESITVLKDAASAAIYGAFAGASGVILITTRQASKGVPQVQYTGFVGAKQAWRTLQSLSAEDEAKVSNLAYANAGKPPLPGWDASLNPYAQVTRTNWMKEIFRTGLMQRHNVSFNAGSDKFSTLFQARYENEEGTLLNTYNKNISLRFNVNYELSKKVKLRQDIFWNNNDNRDAETSSGYTGVILSAIYMPRSATPYYADGSFGGVGPVDSKYLGIHGDVVNPVATLLRNQPYNKRSDVQSVTELTVSDILPGLSFMSRFSYRQVDTLFKNFEPRRLEPGKANAQNKLSYASSRDYNWLWENTLNYNKILKRHNIGAMLSMTAQEAGNRNFAIAARGFENEADWARFMALASVFDQDRPTDREWKDRNLSYVGRISYSWADRYFLTGSYRHDFAGRLPVGYRGLGFPGVTAAWKISSEPFFQVPAVDLLKIRASWGRIGNIQSVRINYAYPLLTNDFTYQIGNGAPLSSALFNDTRFNPELTWETSQQTDIGIDIALLKQRLTITADYFDKLTYDLIKQQDTYWPVSFGLNAPLINQGKIGNKGIEVAVGWHDKIGQVGYNLSANMATLKNRVVEIDENPNSVWIHGDNWRTVLNPYRSKVGQPYYSYWLIQSAGIFQSDAEANAYQKNGQKIQPNAKAGDLKFIDQNGDGKIDDADRVYMGAAFPKLTYGFTANFTWKNFDLSLFLQGVGGVKLFNAFKQSTLNGAEQGYNRWDKILDAWSPSNTGSNIPRISADDTNKNFQTASDWYLESGNYLRLKNLLIGYTFNKMRWNNGLRVYFSGDNLLTFTKYTGMDPEVGGIGLDGGQFPVSRTYSLGLNVKF; via the coding sequence ATGAAAAGGAAATCTACAGTCTCGGACCATCAGGTCCGCAGCGGCGGGCCTGCCATGTCAGGGATGAAACGCTTCCTGTTGCTGGGCTGCTGCCTGCTCCCTGCCACCATCGGTTTCGGCCGGCAAAACAGTCTGAACGAAAAAGTGAAACTGGACATGTCCAACGCTTCTTTGTCGCAGGTGCTAAAAGCATTAAGCAACCAAAGCAGCTTCACTTTTAACTATGTCAAGCAGGATTTTGACAACATCATGGTCCGCGACTTCAAAGCCAACAACATCACCCTGAATGAAGCGCTGCACCTGCTTCAGAATCAGTCCGGCATTGAATACAGCGTAAATGACAAAGCTATCCTGCTGCGTAAAACACAACATCAGCAGGATGCTCCGCAGAGCGGCAAACAGGTTGTAGCCCGCCGCATCTCCGGCCGTGTAACGACTGAAAACAACGAACCTATCCCCGGTGTGACCGTATGGGTGAAAGGCACTAAAAACAGGGCCATCACCGACGGCGACGGACGATATGAACTCACCATCGATACAGAAAATCCCATCATCAGCTTCAGCTATGTAGGTTACCAGACCACCGAGCTCACACCCGGCGCCGGCAATACGCTCAACCTCGTCATGAAAAACGGGAACACCGCGTTGGATGAAGTGGTGGTAATCGGTTATGGCACCGCTAAAAAAAGTGACCTCTCCGCTGCTGTTGCCACCGTACCTGACATGAAACAGATCAAGGAACGCCCGGTAATGGACGTGGCCAATATGATACAGGGTAAAGTGCCCGGTATTACAGTTGTGAGCAATGGCGGCCACACCAGCAATGCCAATAACGTCGTGATCCGTGGTATGGGTTCCCGTGGAAAAGAAAGCGTATTATATGTGGTGGACGGTGTGCCGAATGCACCCTATAACCCTGCCGACGTGGAGTCCATCACCGTATTGAAAGATGCGGCATCTGCCGCTATCTACGGGGCTTTTGCAGGTGCATCGGGAGTTATTCTCATTACCACCCGCCAGGCTTCCAAAGGGGTGCCACAGGTACAGTACACCGGTTTTGTAGGCGCTAAACAGGCATGGCGCACCCTCCAGTCCCTGAGCGCGGAAGACGAAGCGAAAGTATCTAACCTGGCCTATGCCAATGCCGGCAAACCGCCATTACCGGGATGGGACGCTTCTCTCAACCCTTATGCGCAGGTGACCCGCACCAATTGGATGAAAGAGATATTCCGCACCGGCCTGATGCAACGCCACAACGTGAGCTTCAATGCCGGTTCAGATAAATTCTCTACCCTGTTCCAGGCACGCTATGAAAATGAAGAAGGCACCCTGCTGAACACCTACAACAAAAATATCTCCCTTCGCTTCAACGTGAACTACGAGCTGTCGAAGAAAGTAAAACTGCGGCAGGACATCTTCTGGAACAACAATGACAACCGCGATGCAGAAACTTCCAGCGGCTATACCGGTGTGATCCTCTCCGCCATCTATATGCCCCGTTCCGCCACTCCTTACTATGCGGATGGCTCCTTTGGCGGCGTAGGCCCGGTGGATTCCAAATACCTGGGCATCCATGGCGACGTGGTAAACCCGGTAGCTACCCTGCTGCGTAACCAGCCTTACAACAAAAGGAGCGATGTTCAGTCGGTGACCGAACTGACAGTGTCCGACATCCTCCCCGGCCTCTCCTTTATGTCGCGCTTCTCTTATCGCCAGGTGGATACGCTCTTTAAAAACTTTGAGCCCAGAAGACTGGAACCCGGTAAAGCCAATGCACAAAACAAATTGTCTTATGCTTCCAGCAGAGACTATAACTGGCTGTGGGAAAATACCCTTAACTACAATAAAATCCTGAAAAGACATAATATCGGCGCCATGCTGTCCATGACGGCACAGGAGGCTGGCAACCGCAACTTCGCGATCGCTGCCAGAGGCTTTGAAAACGAAGCTGACTGGGCCCGCTTTATGGCGCTGGCTTCTGTATTCGACCAGGACCGTCCAACAGACCGTGAATGGAAAGACAGGAATCTTTCTTACGTAGGAAGAATTTCCTATAGCTGGGCAGATCGTTATTTCCTGACCGGTAGCTACCGTCATGATTTTGCCGGCAGGCTCCCTGTGGGTTACCGTGGCCTGGGCTTCCCCGGTGTTACTGCCGCATGGAAAATCAGTTCAGAGCCTTTCTTCCAGGTACCGGCTGTTGACCTGCTGAAAATCAGGGCCAGCTGGGGCCGCATTGGTAACATCCAATCCGTGCGGATCAACTATGCCTATCCGCTGCTGACCAACGACTTCACTTATCAGATCGGTAACGGCGCACCGCTGTCCAGCGCTTTGTTTAATGATACACGGTTTAATCCCGAACTCACCTGGGAAACATCTCAGCAAACAGATATCGGTATCGACATCGCATTGCTGAAACAACGGCTGACCATCACCGCAGATTATTTCGACAAACTGACCTACGACCTGATCAAACAGCAGGATACGTACTGGCCTGTTTCTTTTGGCTTGAACGCGCCGCTGATCAACCAGGGAAAAATCGGTAACAAAGGCATTGAAGTAGCCGTTGGCTGGCACGATAAAATCGGTCAGGTAGGCTATAACCTGAGTGCTAATATGGCCACGCTCAAAAACCGTGTCGTGGAAATTGATGAGAACCCCAATTCTGTATGGATACATGGTGATAACTGGAGAACAGTGCTGAACCCTTACCGTTCAAAAGTAGGACAGCCTTATTACTCCTACTGGCTGATACAGTCTGCCGGCATTTTCCAGTCAGACGCAGAAGCAAACGCCTATCAGAAAAACGGACAGAAGATCCAGCCTAACGCCAAAGCCGGCGACCTGAAATTCATTGACCAGAACGGCGACGGTAAAATCGATGATGCTGACCGCGTATACATGGGCGCTGCTTTCCCGAAACTGACGTATGGTTTTACAGCCAACTTCACCTGGAAAAACTTCGACCTGAGCCTGTTCCTTCAGGGCGTGGGCGGCGTGAAACTGTTCAACGCCTTCAAACAGTCCACCCTGAACGGTGCGGAACAAGGGTACAACCGCTGGGATAAAATCCTGGACGCATGGTCCCCGTCAAATACGGGTTCCAACATCCCCCGTATCTCTGCGGATGATACGAATAAAAACTTCCAGACAGCTTCTGACTGGTACCTCGAAAGCGGTAACTACCTGCGCCTGAAAAACCTGCTGATCGGTTACACGTTCAACAAAATGCGCTGGAACAATGGTCTGCGTGTATACTTCAGCGGTGATAACCTGCTGACCTTCACCAAATATACCGGTATGGACCCTGAAGTGGGCGGTATCGGTCTGGATGGCGGACAGTTCCCGGTTTCCCGTACCTATTCCCTGGGCCTTAATGTTAAATTCTGA
- a CDS encoding RICIN domain-containing protein: MKPIMFFLWMTIVTIPVLAQQISGTYAIRNVQTGILLRIRDADTRNGTPIVAYSPVNWKCVTWDFKHVADSTYQLVNLYSGKTLQPASAVTAGTTLEEQPVVAGENNQEYEFIPAGKDHYLVKLKGTNLYLTPADDKGTVNAPIVLAPANNTTLQHWTLKEQHPEM; the protein is encoded by the coding sequence ATGAAACCAATAATGTTTTTTCTGTGGATGACCATCGTCACCATTCCTGTTTTGGCACAACAAATTTCCGGTACATACGCTATCCGGAATGTTCAGACAGGCATACTACTGCGCATTAGAGATGCTGATACCCGCAATGGTACGCCTATAGTGGCCTATTCGCCGGTCAACTGGAAATGCGTGACCTGGGATTTTAAACATGTTGCAGATAGTACCTATCAACTGGTAAACCTCTACTCCGGCAAAACATTACAACCTGCTTCCGCAGTGACAGCAGGAACAACACTGGAGGAGCAACCGGTGGTGGCCGGGGAAAACAACCAGGAATATGAGTTTATCCCAGCCGGCAAAGACCACTACCTGGTAAAGCTGAAAGGAACTAATCTTTACCTGACACCCGCTGACGACAAAGGGACAGTAAACGCCCCGATAGTACTGGCCCCGGCGAATAATACCACATTACAGCACTGGACGCTGAAAGAGCAACATCCGGAGATGTAA
- a CDS encoding DUF1772 domain-containing protein: MLFFLLLITAVTAALMGGLFYAYSCSVNPGLGRLSDAAYLAAMQSINRAILNPVFFIGFIGPVFLLPFSTWLLFREGMPPAGWWMLAATLTYIVGVFGVTGGGNVPLNNALDKVSLQDDSAALAAHRARFERPWNRLNTIRTICAIATVTMVIIACLKLSL, encoded by the coding sequence ATGCTATTCTTTCTGTTGCTGATAACGGCCGTTACGGCTGCGCTGATGGGAGGCTTGTTTTACGCCTACTCCTGCTCTGTCAATCCGGGCCTGGGCCGCCTGTCGGATGCCGCTTATCTGGCAGCCATGCAGTCTATTAACCGGGCTATTCTCAATCCGGTATTTTTTATTGGCTTTATAGGACCGGTGTTTTTGCTGCCGTTCAGCACCTGGCTGCTGTTCCGCGAGGGAATGCCGCCGGCGGGCTGGTGGATGCTGGCAGCTACCCTCACGTACATAGTTGGTGTGTTCGGGGTTACAGGAGGCGGCAATGTGCCGTTGAACAATGCGCTGGACAAGGTGTCGTTGCAGGACGACAGTGCAGCGCTGGCCGCGCATCGTGCCCGTTTTGAACGGCCATGGAACCGGCTGAACACCATTCGTACCATATGTGCTATCGCTACGGTGACGATGGTCATCATTGCCTGCCTGAAATTATCGCTTTAA
- a CDS encoding RNA polymerase sigma factor, protein MTVHKPINSCKVGAVADFERSVGVYWNKLLAIAVAKTNAHDAFDIVQDVFISLWEKWETVPKDEGLEYYLLHALKLRIFKYFRTAGRYQAHLKQLETLLNDSLETPGTFAQEELYGLQEAILNEALDTLSPSQQQLMNLRVRHHYSYQQIAGMLDIDAASARVLYCRALKQVKTHIKANPSLAVSLVSAWMLFTIS, encoded by the coding sequence ATGACCGTGCATAAACCAATCAATTCCTGTAAAGTCGGCGCTGTGGCGGATTTTGAGCGATCTGTGGGTGTTTACTGGAACAAGCTGCTGGCCATTGCTGTGGCCAAAACCAATGCACACGACGCGTTTGATATCGTGCAGGATGTTTTTATTTCCCTTTGGGAGAAGTGGGAAACTGTTCCTAAGGATGAAGGTCTTGAGTATTACCTTTTGCATGCCCTTAAGCTCCGTATATTTAAATATTTCCGTACAGCGGGCCGTTATCAGGCGCATCTTAAACAGCTGGAAACATTATTGAATGATTCGCTGGAAACGCCGGGCACTTTTGCCCAGGAAGAACTGTACGGATTGCAGGAAGCCATTCTCAATGAGGCTTTAGACACCTTGTCGCCCAGCCAGCAGCAGCTGATGAACTTACGGGTGCGCCATCATTATTCTTACCAGCAGATCGCCGGCATGCTCGACATAGATGCGGCATCCGCCCGTGTGTTGTACTGCCGTGCCCTGAAGCAGGTAAAGACACATATTAAAGCCAATCCTTCGCTGGCAGTCAGCCTGGTATCTGCCTGGATGTTGTTTACAATTTCTTAA